The following proteins are encoded in a genomic region of Amycolatopsis sulphurea:
- a CDS encoding VOC family protein, with the protein MACRITELVLDCTDPQRLADFWCEILGYVELGREGLDIEIGPPGRGSGGPQPTLILSHSTDPRRGKLPLHLDVNPTDRDQDAELHRLLAAGASTADVGQSGGESWHVLADPEGNEFCLLRRRVEPVPDDTTA; encoded by the coding sequence ATGGCTTGCCGGATCACCGAACTCGTCCTCGATTGCACCGATCCGCAGCGGCTGGCGGACTTCTGGTGCGAAATCCTCGGCTACGTGGAACTCGGCCGGGAGGGCCTGGACATCGAGATCGGCCCGCCCGGCCGCGGTTCCGGGGGCCCGCAACCGACCCTGATCCTCAGTCACAGCACCGATCCGCGCCGCGGCAAGCTGCCCCTGCACCTGGACGTGAACCCGACCGATCGCGACCAGGACGCGGAACTGCACCGGCTGCTGGCCGCGGGCGCCAGCACCGCCGACGTCGGCCAGAGCGGCGGCGAATCGTGGCACGTGCTGGCCGACCCGGAAGGCAACGAATTCTGTCTGCTCCGCCGCCGGGTCGAGCCGGTACCGGACGACACGACTGCCTGA
- a CDS encoding TfuA-like protein encodes MPVHVFLGPTLPGPEALNCLPGAVLHPPVAHGDLLRHGFTRGDVVVLVDGFYHQSASVRHKEILALLQSGVRVVGCASMGAIRAAELHRYGMLGHGVVFGQYRDGLLEGDDEVAVLHGEAPEYRKLTVALVAVRHAAEAARRAGVLSAAAAQSVVELARRRHYTERTWQSLADAGEDLVRLREFLAEHPHVADVKAADTRDTLCALARGLLPGAGGRGEGAADESCAADAEAADARGTVPGAGGAAGDVADGGCAACEAIDTRGTVPGADGRGGGAVDKGSAAEVKASTAPGTLPGRGGVGDGAADEGCAADVEVAVARGMVPGAGGAGGAGGAGGAGGAGGAGGAGGAGGAGGAGGAGGAGGAGGAGGAGGAGGAGGAGGAGGAGGAGGAGGAGGAGGAGGAAGVTDEGWVAGVKAADIRDTVPGAADRGDGAADGSYAAGVEAVNTRGMVPGTYGPGEGTADGVCLAGIEAANTHDTVLGTSGLRDETADEDRPADVKPAATRDTRPGTGDPGDWTANDDWRNRFITEWQVEFSVSPVEGTDVSLGATIRYQQIHLEDFPARWRRYVLGHLAGPGPEDEREVRALRVAARHGLSSESLTVEQTGYWLTPAEAAELPGAEALLRILVRSYQPQCPAGDLASAEPGVGADPAARRAVAEAEVVNAEVASWASGQHVGQLKPAVLIGHLASVWRTGDEPALLAAARDRGFATVAEAAEAVRPFFLRSRFLTRDGA; translated from the coding sequence ATGCCGGTGCACGTGTTCCTCGGCCCCACCCTGCCGGGGCCGGAAGCGCTGAACTGCCTGCCCGGCGCGGTACTGCATCCGCCGGTGGCGCACGGTGATCTGCTGCGGCACGGCTTCACCCGTGGCGACGTGGTGGTCCTGGTCGACGGCTTCTACCACCAGAGCGCCTCGGTGCGGCACAAGGAGATCCTGGCGCTGCTGCAGTCCGGCGTGCGGGTGGTGGGGTGCGCCAGCATGGGCGCGATCCGCGCGGCGGAACTGCATCGCTACGGAATGCTCGGCCACGGCGTGGTCTTCGGGCAGTACCGGGACGGGCTGCTCGAAGGCGACGACGAGGTCGCGGTCCTGCACGGCGAAGCGCCGGAGTACCGCAAGCTCACCGTGGCGCTGGTCGCCGTGCGGCACGCCGCCGAGGCCGCGCGGCGGGCAGGCGTACTTTCCGCAGCGGCGGCGCAGTCCGTGGTCGAACTCGCGCGGCGCCGGCACTACACCGAACGCACCTGGCAGTCGCTGGCGGACGCGGGCGAGGATCTCGTCCGGCTGCGCGAGTTCCTGGCCGAACACCCGCACGTGGCGGACGTCAAAGCCGCTGACACCCGGGACACGCTGTGCGCGCTCGCGCGCGGCCTGCTGCCTGGTGCGGGCGGTCGCGGCGAGGGGGCTGCGGATGAGAGCTGCGCGGCGGATGCCGAGGCTGCGGATGCCCGTGGCACGGTGCCCGGTGCGGGTGGTGCCGCCGGTGACGTGGCGGACGGGGGTTGCGCAGCGTGCGAGGCCATCGATACCCGTGGCACGGTGCCCGGTGCGGATGGTCGCGGTGGCGGAGCGGTGGATAAGGGCTCGGCGGCGGAGGTCAAGGCTTCGACCGCCCCCGGCACGCTGCCGGGTAGGGGCGGTGTCGGTGATGGGGCTGCGGATGAGGGTTGCGCGGCGGATGTCGAGGTTGCGGTTGCCCGTGGCATGGTGCCCGGTGCGGGTGGTGCGGGTGGTGCGGGTGGTGCGGGTGGTGCGGGTGGTGCGGGTGGTGCGGGTGGTGCGGGTGGTGCGGGTGGTGCGGGTGGTGCGGGTGGTGCGGGTGGTGCGGGTGGTGCGGGTGGTGCGGGTGGTGCGGGTGGTGCGGGTGGTGCGGGTGGTGCGGGTGGTGCGGGTGGTGCGGGTGGTGCGGGTGGTGCGGGTGGTGCGGGTGGTGCGGGTGGTGCGGGTGGTGCCGCCGGGGTGACGGATGAGGGCTGGGTCGCGGGTGTCAAGGCCGCGGACATCCGCGACACGGTGCCCGGTGCGGCTGATCGCGGTGATGGGGCAGCGGACGGGAGTTACGCGGCGGGCGTTGAGGCCGTGAATACCCGAGGCATGGTGCCGGGCACGTACGGTCCCGGTGAGGGGACAGCGGACGGGGTTTGCCTGGCGGGCATCGAGGCCGCGAACACCCATGACACGGTGCTGGGCACGAGCGGTCTCCGCGACGAGACGGCGGACGAGGATCGCCCGGCGGACGTCAAGCCCGCAGCCACCCGCGACACCCGGCCCGGCACAGGCGATCCCGGCGACTGGACGGCGAACGACGACTGGCGCAACCGGTTCATCACCGAATGGCAGGTCGAGTTCTCCGTGTCCCCGGTGGAGGGCACCGACGTGTCGCTCGGCGCCACGATTCGCTACCAGCAGATCCATCTCGAAGACTTCCCGGCGCGCTGGCGCCGCTACGTGCTGGGACACCTCGCCGGGCCGGGCCCCGAAGACGAGCGCGAGGTCCGCGCGTTGCGGGTCGCCGCGCGGCACGGCTTGAGCTCGGAATCGCTCACCGTGGAGCAGACCGGGTACTGGCTCACCCCGGCGGAGGCGGCTGAGTTGCCGGGCGCGGAGGCGTTGCTGCGCATCCTGGTCCGGTCGTATCAGCCGCAATGCCCGGCCGGTGACCTCGCGTCGGCCGAGCCCGGCGTCGGGGCGGATCCGGCGGCGCGGCGGGCGGTGGCCGAGGCCGAGGTGGTCAACGCCGAGGTCGCGTCGTGGGCCAGCGGCCAGCACGTCGGCCAGCTCAAGCCGGCCGTGCTGATCGGGCACCTCGCTTCGGTCTGGCGGACCGGCGACGAGCCCGCGCTGCTTGCCGCCGCGCGTGATCGTGGCTTTGCCACCGTGGCCGAGGCGGCCGAGGCCGTGCGGCCGTTCTTCCTGCGCAGCCGGTTCCTGACCCGGGACGGCGCATGA